A stretch of Camelina sativa cultivar DH55 chromosome 18, Cs, whole genome shotgun sequence DNA encodes these proteins:
- the LOC104760914 gene encoding importin subunit alpha-5-like produces the protein MSLRPSAKTEIRRTRYKLSVDAEEGRRRREDFLVEIRKNKREESLMKRRRDGVKDLSPDHDEPFQSLLEVSDMIAGVFSDDPSLQLESTTRFRRVLSLERTPPIDSVIKCGVVPRFVEFLKKDDYPRIQFEAAWALTNIASGTSEHTKVVIDLGAVPLFVQLLASPDDDVREQALWGLGNVAGDSVHCRDFVLNFGALTPLLHQLNKNATLPILRVATWTLSNFFRGKPLPPFDLVKPALPALERLVHSNDEEVLVDACWALSNLSDGSNEKIQGLIEAGVVPRLVELIKHLSPFVLIPALRTIGNIASGNHQQTQCVIKCGVVPVLADLIRQNHTKGIMREACWTISNITAGIGDQIQSVIDANLIPRLVSLAPKAEFDIKKEVVWALSNASVCGSPNQIKYLVEQGCIKPLCDILVCPDLRIISVSLDGLEKILNAGEVEKKKTGDVNSYCQMIEDEEGLEKIENLQHHDNNEIYEKAVKILETYWLEEEGEGLVDMLKPQGQGDDVLQTSSSSSHPGFQFEFFSLR, from the exons ATGTCGCTGCGACCGAGTGCGAAGACAGAGATCCGTCGAACCCGTTACAAGTTATCTGTTGATGCggaagaaggaaggagaagaagagaagactttTTAGTCGAGATTCGTAAAAACAAACGCGAGGAAAGCTTAATGAAGCGACGCCGCGACGGTGTTAAAGATTTGTCTCCTGATCACGATGAACCCTTTCAGAGTTTG TTGGAGGTTTCGGATATGATTGCTGGGGTTTTCTCGGATGATCCTTCGTTGCAGCTTGAATCCACGACTCGGTTCAGGAGGGTTCTATCATTAG AAAGAACTCCACCTATCGATAGCGTGATAAAATGTGGAGTTGTGCCACgttttgttgagtttcttaAGAAGGATGATTACCCTAGGATTCAG TTTGAGGCGGCTTGGGCTTTAACAAATATTGCTTCTGGAACATCTGAGCATACCAAGGTCGTGATTGATCTTGGTGCTGTTCCACTCTTTGTTCAGCTTCTTGCTTCCCCTGATGATGATGTCCGTGAGCAG GCTTTATGGGGACTGGGTAATGTTGCTGGTGATTCAGTACATTGCCGTGACTTTGTTCTTAACTTTGGGGCATTGACTCCACTGTTGCATCAGCTGAATAAGAATGCTACCCTGCCCATACTTAGAGTTGCCACTTGGACTTTATCAAACTTCTTCCGTGGCAAGCCTTTGCCGCCCTTTGACCTG GTGAAACCTGCTCTCCCTGCTCTTGAACGACTTGTTCATTCGAATGATGAAGAAGTCTTGGTAGATGCTTGCTGGGCACTTTCGAATCTGTCTGATGGTTCAAATGAAAAAATCCAAGGCCTGATCGAGGCTGGTGTTGTCCCAAGACTAGTTGAACTTATCAA acACCTTTCTCCTTTTGTACTTATTCCTGCACTTCGTACCATTGGGAATATAGCTTCTGGAAATCATCAGCAGACCCAG TGTGTGATCAAGTGTGGCGTTGTACCCGTTCTTGCGGACCTGATTCGCCAAAACCATACGAAAGGCATAATGAGGGAAGCTTGCTGGACGATTTCAAACATCACTGCAGGCATTGGAGACCAAATTCAG TCAGTTATTGATGCAAATTTGATTCCAAGGTTGGTCAGCCTGGCTCCAAAAGCTGAGTTTGACATAAAGAAAGAAGTTGTATGGGCACTTTCAAATGCCTCAGTGTGTGGTTCTCCTAATCAAATAAA ATACTTGGTGGAGCAGGGTTGCATAAAACCTTTATGTGACATCCTGGTGTGTCCAGATCTTAGAATCATCTCAGTGAGTCTAGATGGATTGGAAAAGATTTTGAACGCTGGagaggttgagaagaagaagacaggaGACGTGAATTCATATTGTCAAATGATTGAAGATGAGGAAGGGCTAGAAAAGATTGAGAACCTGCAGCACCATGACAACAATGAAATCTACGAGAAGGCAGTGAAGATTCTGGAAACATACTGGCTTGAAGAGGAAGGTGAAGGGTTAGTGGACATGCTGAAACCTCAAGGACAAGGTGATGATGTATTGCAGACTTCAAGTTCAAGTTCTCATCCGGGCTTCCAGTTTGAATTCTTCTCGTTAAGATGA